The following coding sequences lie in one Prionailurus viverrinus isolate Anna chromosome X, UM_Priviv_1.0, whole genome shotgun sequence genomic window:
- the RBMX2 gene encoding RNA-binding motif protein, X-linked 2, with protein MRVAGSPGSQCLAAERGPAEMNPLTKVKLINELNEREVQLGVADKVSWHSEYKDSAWIFLGGLPYELTEGDIICVFSQYGEIVNINLVRDKKTGKSKGFCFLCYEDQRSTVLAVDNFNGIKIKGRTIRVDHVSNYRAPKDSEEMDDMTKELQEKGCGAFTPSESSSEGSEDDKPTKKHKKDKKEKKRRKKDKEKTDREVQAEQPASSSSPRSKAIKEKDDPGSKKHSSKNSERGQKSESREVRRHYPSSPEVRTICRSGAEDREREPKKEKAKHEHRSSTRREEREEKNRDRDRCRSSDTHSGRHNGRSEGHSQRSRSRSRDKSHRHKRARHSRDQESSNPSDRRHH; from the exons ATGCGCGTTGCAGGCTCGCCCGGAAGTCAATGTCTAGCTGCTGAGCGTGGACCCGCGGAGATGAA CCCTTTAACTAAAGTGAAGCTGATCAACGAGCTGAATGAGCGTGAGGTCCAGCTTGGGGTGGCAGATAAGGTGTCCTGGCACTCCGAGTACAAGGACAGCGCCTGGATCTTCCTGG gaggaCTTCCTTATGAACTGACTGAAGGGGACATCATTTGTGTGTTCTCACA atatggGGAGATTGTTAACATTAATCTGGTGCGGGACAAGAAGACTGGGAAATCCAAAGGATTCTGTTTCCTCTGCTATGAAGACCAGAGGAGCACAGTTCTTGCTGTTGACAATTTTAATGGGATCAAG ATCAAAGGAAGAACTATCCGAGTGGATCATGTGTCTAACTATCGGGCTCCTAAGGACTCAGAAGAAATGGATGATATGACCAAAGAACTCCAGGAGAAGGGCTGTGGGGCTTTTACCCCCTCAGAGAGTTCATCTGAGGGTTCTGAAGATgacaaacccacaaaaaaacacaaaaaag acaaaaaggaaaaaaagagaagaaagaaagacaaagagaagactGACCGGGAGGTACAGGCAGAGCAGCCAGCCTCCTCTTCATCACCCAGAAGCAAGGCGATAAAGGAAAAGGATGACCCTGGCTCTAAAAAGCACAGCAGCAAGAACTCAGAGAGGGGTCAGAAGTCAGAGTCCAGAGAGGTGCGGAGGCACTATCCCAGCTCTCCTGAGGTCAGGACCATCTGCCGCAGTGgagcagaagacagagagagggagccgaAGAAGGAGAAGGCTAAGCATGAACATAGGTCCTCAaccaggagggaagaaagagaagaaaagaacagggaTAGAGATAGATGTCGAAGCTCAGACACACATTCCGGCCGGCACAATGGACGTTCTGAGGGACATAGTCAGAGAAGTAGAAGTAGGAGCCGAGATAAATCTCACAGGCATAAAAGGGCCCGACACTCCCGGGACCAGGAGTCCTCTAACCCCAGTGACCGCAGGCATCACTGA